The uncultured Cohaesibacter sp. genome includes a window with the following:
- a CDS encoding ABC transporter transmembrane domain-containing protein: MTQQHPDKQRGFISRLRLDLGRLHDIFQPPRTMQSAWFADLIQVPKRIIAASFVINMLGLGMPLVILQIYDRIIPNLSYDTLFYLIGGLVVVMLVDTVLKVIRSHISGWSSSYIDYVAGVEAIRRAMQAPPEAVEQEAASTHIDRMNALSATARMFAGPARMGLVDLPFIFVFLAVMAIVSPLIAGLLVCLFAVFAWRLLAKAQEIETLQDERQQLDRRKYDFVIEALSGVETIKTMACEPQMMRRYERLQESIAVAFHNSVRLDGATQSLSAVFAAVTMVTIVSSGALLVIEGTQSIGSLACCLLLGGRAVEVLVRSVRSWSEMSNFDLVKQNVDKLLSINPNPLHESEKVELLTGGITLRNVTIQSTMPNNKPYRVSLGIESGSIIGIKGNLPRDDHQLLQIMRGKFAPETGEVHIGGIPLNELLDADLSSSIAYVPNSPAIFSGTILENLTLFNPREGLHQARAAAQLIGLESDIQQLPHGYDMNIGTGGNETLPPSFRQRICIARAIARQPRILVMEEANALLDQRADTLLRKGLEQLRGDMTIVFLSNRPSFLAMADKQYILKDGLLQVHQPMAQKGPPPAAQKSAEAQHTQQAIGRSA; this comes from the coding sequence ATGACGCAACAGCATCCAGACAAGCAGCGCGGTTTTATCTCACGCCTCAGGCTTGACCTCGGGCGTCTGCATGACATTTTCCAGCCGCCCCGGACGATGCAATCTGCCTGGTTCGCAGACCTCATTCAGGTGCCCAAGCGGATCATTGCAGCCTCCTTCGTCATCAACATGCTCGGCCTTGGCATGCCACTGGTCATCTTGCAGATCTATGACCGCATCATCCCGAACCTCTCTTATGACACGCTATTCTATTTGATCGGTGGTCTGGTCGTCGTGATGCTGGTGGACACGGTGCTCAAGGTCATCCGCTCCCACATCTCGGGCTGGTCCTCTTCCTACATCGACTATGTGGCGGGCGTCGAGGCGATCCGGCGTGCGATGCAGGCCCCGCCTGAAGCGGTGGAGCAGGAAGCCGCAAGCACCCACATCGACCGCATGAACGCCCTGTCGGCGACGGCCCGCATGTTTGCCGGTCCGGCGCGCATGGGGCTTGTGGATCTGCCCTTCATCTTTGTCTTTCTGGCCGTGATGGCCATTGTCAGCCCGCTTATCGCCGGTCTGCTGGTTTGTCTCTTTGCTGTCTTTGCCTGGCGGTTGCTGGCCAAGGCGCAGGAAATCGAGACCCTTCAGGACGAGCGCCAGCAGTTGGACCGGCGCAAATATGATTTCGTGATCGAGGCTCTGTCGGGCGTCGAGACCATCAAGACCATGGCCTGTGAGCCGCAGATGATGCGGCGCTACGAGCGCTTGCAGGAATCCATCGCCGTGGCCTTCCACAATTCGGTGCGCCTTGATGGGGCGACCCAGTCTTTGAGCGCGGTCTTCGCTGCTGTGACAATGGTGACCATCGTCAGCAGCGGGGCCCTGCTGGTGATCGAGGGCACCCAGTCCATCGGCTCGCTGGCCTGCTGCCTGCTGCTCGGCGGGCGGGCGGTGGAAGTTTTGGTCCGGTCCGTTCGCTCCTGGAGTGAGATGAGCAACTTTGATCTGGTCAAACAGAATGTCGACAAGCTGCTCAGTATCAATCCCAATCCCCTGCACGAAAGCGAGAAGGTGGAGCTGCTGACCGGTGGCATCACGCTGCGCAATGTGACGATCCAGTCAACCATGCCGAACAACAAGCCCTATCGGGTGTCCCTCGGCATCGAGAGCGGCAGCATTATCGGCATCAAGGGCAATTTGCCACGTGATGACCATCAGCTTCTGCAGATCATGCGCGGCAAGTTTGCGCCCGAGACGGGTGAGGTGCACATCGGCGGAATCCCTCTCAACGAGCTGCTGGATGCCGATCTGTCCTCCTCCATCGCCTATGTGCCCAACAGTCCGGCCATCTTCAGCGGTACGATTCTGGAGAATCTGACCCTGTTCAATCCGCGCGAGGGGCTGCATCAGGCCCGCGCCGCCGCCCAGCTCATCGGCCTTGAAAGCGATATCCAGCAGTTGCCGCACGGTTATGACATGAACATCGGAACCGGTGGCAACGAAACCCTACCGCCAAGCTTCCGCCAGCGTATCTGTATCGCTCGTGCCATCGCCCGGCAGCCGCGCATTCTGGTGATGGAAGAGGCCAATGCCCTGCTTGATCAGCGCGCGGATACCCTGCTGCGAAAGGGACTGGAGCAGTTGCGCGGTGACATGACGATTGTCTTTCTGTCCAACCGGCCTTCCTTCCTCGCCATGGCGGACAAGCAGTATATTCTGAAAGACGGTCTGCTTCAGGTCCATCAGCCCATGGCGCAGAAGGGCCCGCCACCTGCCGCACAAAAGAGCGCTGAGGCGCAGCATACCCAGCAAGCGATCGGGAGGTCCGCATGA
- a CDS encoding ABC transporter transmembrane domain-containing protein — protein sequence MSDKDPRSGMDDSAAKPREDDNGPSEFIRKIQSGGISLKDLAKYSAEQGLARGPEERKPAPKPVNAASATAPFVEVEPDSEPSDAGRIGRSDKAETSTSTMPLSEYEAMLGISDRWSGIDYESSAGRCLQVLLAHLGWGGDGRHLAQALPHFNTVHDMNGVRAVLSRLNFVTTADRHHLGTLSNEKLPCLFEDDEGVVRIILSVNHGEGTVNCFSGITGEEEEVDALDQVATIYLIKPLDLANQNRFVQSFGWVTHAATSFRRLFLSLFIINFGINLAALAVPIFIMAVYGYAIPSKAPGSLAMFIVGVGLVITADYALRTLRTRVLAYVGARFDTALSVEIFQRLLFMPYDRVQNATVGAQLSRLRQFEKLREIFLGSLGTAVLDLPFVFVFITAIALIGGWIAAIPAILLFGYFVLAAVSIPIAKRQTMQSGDAKTKKQNIMMELFLMHRDIRNAGGEEIWQERYERASANFAALDFRAQHFSQKIQIVSQSMSMTAGLATLGTGTLMVMAGDLGVGGLIAIMALIWRVLSPLQNAFLSLSRVGKLIEAIRMVNNLMRMQPERTPGAVPSISRKFAGHISTKNLSFRYPQAADAAIKSANVVINPGEIVAITGPSGGGKSTFLKLLAGLYRPVAGVVGFDHLDIRQIDLGELRSEISFQPDHPTFFYGTVEQNFHLNDPKTDREEMLALMDHFNIEPDHPDLPDGLLDTRLKAETVHQMSDSLKQKLLLCRSFSKKACYYFLDEPANYLDFDADRKFMAHLAKLKGKSTTLFTTQRPSHMKEADRIIVLHEGQVILNGPPEQVLPQLDSFNKSVA from the coding sequence ATGAGCGACAAGGATCCACGGTCAGGCATGGATGACAGTGCTGCCAAGCCACGTGAAGACGACAACGGCCCGTCCGAGTTCATCCGCAAGATCCAGTCCGGAGGAATTTCCCTCAAGGATCTGGCCAAATATTCCGCCGAACAGGGACTGGCGCGAGGCCCCGAGGAGCGCAAGCCAGCCCCCAAGCCGGTTAACGCAGCGTCTGCGACCGCACCATTTGTCGAAGTCGAGCCGGATAGCGAACCGTCAGACGCAGGCCGGATCGGTCGCTCAGACAAGGCCGAGACGTCGACCAGCACAATGCCGTTGTCTGAGTATGAAGCCATGCTGGGCATCAGCGATCGTTGGTCCGGTATTGACTATGAAAGCTCTGCCGGACGCTGTCTGCAAGTTTTGCTGGCGCATCTGGGCTGGGGTGGCGATGGCCGCCATCTGGCACAGGCTCTGCCGCACTTCAACACGGTTCATGACATGAATGGCGTTCGGGCCGTCCTGTCGCGGCTCAATTTCGTGACCACCGCAGATCGCCACCATCTTGGCACGCTGTCGAACGAAAAACTGCCCTGCCTGTTCGAAGATGACGAGGGCGTGGTGCGCATCATCCTCTCGGTCAATCATGGCGAAGGCACCGTGAACTGCTTCTCCGGCATCACCGGCGAGGAGGAAGAGGTCGACGCGCTCGATCAGGTCGCCACCATCTATCTGATCAAGCCCCTTGATCTGGCCAATCAGAACCGCTTCGTGCAGTCCTTCGGCTGGGTAACCCATGCGGCGACATCCTTCCGGCGTCTTTTCCTGTCGCTGTTCATCATCAACTTCGGCATCAACCTTGCCGCCCTTGCGGTACCGATCTTCATCATGGCGGTCTATGGCTATGCCATTCCGTCCAAGGCTCCGGGCAGTCTGGCCATGTTCATCGTGGGGGTTGGACTGGTGATCACCGCCGACTATGCCCTTCGAACCCTTCGAACGCGGGTTCTGGCCTATGTGGGGGCCCGCTTCGACACCGCACTGTCGGTCGAGATCTTCCAGCGTCTGCTCTTCATGCCCTATGACAGAGTCCAGAATGCCACCGTCGGTGCCCAGCTTTCTCGTCTGCGCCAGTTCGAGAAGCTGCGCGAGATCTTCCTCGGCTCGCTGGGCACGGCAGTGCTTGACCTACCGTTCGTCTTCGTCTTCATTACCGCCATTGCCCTGATCGGCGGCTGGATCGCGGCCATCCCCGCTATCCTCCTGTTTGGCTATTTCGTGCTCGCTGCCGTCAGCATTCCCATTGCCAAGCGACAGACGATGCAGTCCGGGGATGCCAAGACCAAGAAGCAGAATATCATGATGGAGCTCTTCCTGATGCATCGTGACATTCGCAATGCTGGTGGCGAAGAGATTTGGCAGGAGCGCTATGAGCGGGCTTCGGCGAATTTCGCCGCCCTCGATTTCCGGGCGCAGCATTTCTCCCAGAAGATCCAAATTGTCAGCCAGTCCATGTCGATGACTGCCGGGCTGGCGACTCTGGGCACCGGTACGCTGATGGTCATGGCTGGCGATCTTGGCGTCGGTGGGCTGATCGCCATCATGGCGCTGATCTGGCGGGTTCTGTCACCGCTGCAGAACGCCTTCCTCAGTCTCTCCCGCGTCGGCAAGCTGATCGAGGCCATCCGCATGGTCAACAACCTGATGCGGATGCAGCCTGAGCGGACGCCCGGTGCTGTTCCCAGCATTTCGCGCAAGTTTGCCGGTCACATCTCGACCAAGAACCTCAGCTTCCGCTATCCGCAGGCCGCTGACGCGGCGATCAAGAGTGCTAACGTGGTCATCAATCCCGGAGAGATCGTGGCCATCACCGGCCCAAGCGGTGGCGGCAAGTCCACCTTCCTCAAGCTTCTTGCGGGTCTTTATCGTCCTGTGGCAGGCGTTGTCGGCTTTGACCATCTCGACATTCGTCAGATCGATCTTGGTGAACTGCGCTCCGAGATCAGCTTCCAGCCGGACCACCCGACCTTCTTCTACGGCACCGTCGAGCAGAATTTCCACCTCAATGATCCCAAGACCGACCGCGAGGAAATGCTTGCACTGATGGACCATTTCAACATCGAGCCCGACCATCCGGATCTGCCGGACGGTTTGCTCGATACGCGCCTCAAGGCTGAAACCGTTCATCAGATGTCGGACAGTCTCAAGCAGAAACTGCTGCTTTGCCGCAGTTTTTCAAAGAAGGCCTGCTATTATTTTCTCGACGAGCCCGCCAACTATCTCGACTTCGATGCCGACCGCAAATTCATGGCCCATCTGGCCAAGCTGAAGGGCAAGTCGACAACTCTGTTCACGACCCAGCGGCCCAGCCATATGAAGGAAGCCGACCGGATCATCGTTCTGCATGAAGGGCAGGTCATTCTGAACGGGCCACCGGAACAGGTTCTGCCTCAACTGGATTCCTTTAATAAATCGGTTGCTTAA
- a CDS encoding HlyD family type I secretion periplasmic adaptor subunit has translation MKLFESKRVELDAKTLTLPLALEAEQPPQLFAYVVSGCVLFLGAFVLWAFLTSVLEVTHASGQVQPSSQVQAIQHLEGGYVEEVLVREGDRVTAGQPIMRLRATATESERDQLVVRAASLKMSLSSLDALMERKEQPDFGSLFHSYPSLAKSQYEVFLSEKTRIEREEAKFASQLARRKAEWHAAVAEQKSVTKRTEIAKEQYAMLENLLKQQYASRRSVLEAAASLEEARARLHVLDGKIATTKEQVTEAEIQLEETRATLRSDLAKERAKSAGELAELERLLDKQQDRVESLDLVAPTNGLVQELAVNTVGAVVRSGEVVARIVPDDRKILAEVRVQPKDIGHIHDGAEAKVTVSTFDPYVFGSIEGHVKTISATSFEDEQGQPYFKVQIALAKNALSHNEVDYPVLPGMVVTADIVTGEKSLARYLLKPVYRSLDVAFSER, from the coding sequence TTGAAGTTGTTTGAGTCAAAAAGGGTTGAGCTTGACGCGAAAACCTTGACGCTGCCGTTGGCGCTCGAGGCGGAACAGCCGCCTCAGCTGTTCGCCTATGTGGTGTCCGGTTGCGTTCTGTTCCTGGGGGCCTTTGTCCTCTGGGCTTTTTTGACGTCGGTCCTTGAAGTCACCCATGCCAGCGGTCAGGTGCAGCCCTCCAGTCAGGTTCAGGCTATCCAGCATCTCGAAGGCGGATATGTCGAAGAGGTTCTGGTTCGCGAAGGCGATCGTGTCACTGCTGGTCAGCCGATTATGCGCCTCAGGGCCACCGCGACCGAAAGTGAGCGCGACCAGCTCGTGGTCCGTGCGGCCTCGCTGAAGATGTCGCTCTCCAGTCTCGACGCTCTGATGGAGCGCAAGGAACAGCCGGATTTCGGCTCGCTGTTCCATTCCTATCCCAGCCTCGCCAAGTCGCAATATGAGGTCTTCCTGTCCGAGAAGACACGCATCGAACGCGAGGAAGCCAAATTCGCTTCTCAGCTGGCCCGCCGCAAGGCCGAATGGCACGCCGCCGTTGCGGAACAGAAAAGCGTGACCAAGCGGACCGAAATTGCCAAAGAGCAATATGCCATGCTCGAGAATCTGCTCAAGCAGCAATATGCCTCGCGCCGATCCGTTCTGGAAGCTGCAGCTTCGCTGGAAGAGGCGCGGGCGCGCCTTCATGTGCTTGATGGCAAGATCGCCACCACCAAGGAACAGGTGACCGAGGCGGAAATCCAGCTTGAGGAAACCCGCGCCACCTTGCGCAGTGATCTGGCCAAGGAACGGGCGAAAAGTGCCGGAGAGCTTGCCGAGCTCGAACGCCTGCTCGACAAACAGCAGGACCGGGTGGAAAGCCTTGATCTGGTTGCACCGACCAATGGTCTGGTACAGGAACTCGCGGTCAACACCGTCGGCGCCGTCGTCCGTTCCGGCGAAGTCGTGGCCCGCATCGTTCCCGATGATCGCAAGATTCTGGCCGAAGTCCGGGTTCAGCCGAAGGATATCGGCCATATTCACGATGGCGCGGAAGCAAAAGTGACCGTCTCGACCTTCGATCCCTATGTCTTCGGCAGCATTGAAGGACACGTCAAAACCATTTCTGCCACCTCGTTTGAGGACGAACAGGGCCAGCCTTACTTCAAGGTTCAAATCGCTCTTGCCAAAAACGCCCTCAGCCACAACGAGGTCGACTATCCGGTCCTGCCCGGCATGGTCGTGACCGCCGATATTGTGACCGGCGAAAAGTCCCTCGCTCGCTATCTGCTCAAGCCGGTCTACCGGTCTCTGGACGTGGCCTTCTCCGAACGCTGA
- a CDS encoding TolC family outer membrane protein, which translates to MKLSNGNQVSWQRVGPAKVWRISTIGRLLACAAIVLPLVGVLPARADNLSQMLYDVYDNNPDIRAEEAALDASRADTLKAASAYAPTINATTGHSFVEERLKVGGRERTRTTQYGLNLSHRLFNGFQTRNNLVRSKYAERSSEYQVRNKERQILLEAVKAYMDVYAARKMINLRRRYLANLEDQRRATNARIRAGELTRTDLSKVEALVYRARASLEGASADLGAAVARYEALVGYKPAELVFPQMPVSYVPQSVEEAEQKAVRMHPDLRASRANVKASEYAVKAAQGAFLPTLDVNGEVNKNFASSQAETNKAEGSFSLRLSLPIFDGGARMADVQKARAERNQQQYASNSMTARIRADAKEQYLRNRAAQVAMKQAAAEVKAARALLHGIKIEEKAGQRSFLDILDAEVSLLDAEELEIYSKADSIIAIYSFLAATGQLTVSGARKAQLQYAPEAVAAMAHAEQVNRPDPHPVKKAGPRTADDPWNGLR; encoded by the coding sequence ATGAAACTCTCAAATGGCAATCAGGTTTCCTGGCAGAGGGTCGGGCCAGCCAAAGTCTGGCGGATATCAACGATCGGGCGGTTGCTCGCCTGCGCAGCTATCGTGTTGCCATTGGTCGGGGTTCTTCCGGCCCGCGCCGACAATCTCTCGCAGATGCTCTACGACGTCTATGATAACAATCCCGACATCCGTGCTGAAGAGGCCGCGCTTGATGCCAGCAGGGCCGACACACTCAAGGCCGCCTCGGCTTATGCTCCGACCATCAATGCCACCACCGGCCACTCCTTTGTGGAGGAGCGCCTGAAGGTTGGCGGTCGCGAAAGAACCCGCACCACGCAATATGGTCTGAATTTAAGCCATCGCCTGTTCAACGGTTTTCAGACGCGCAACAATCTGGTGCGCTCGAAATATGCCGAGCGCTCGAGCGAATATCAGGTCCGCAACAAGGAGCGGCAAATCCTGCTCGAAGCGGTCAAGGCCTATATGGATGTCTATGCCGCCCGCAAGATGATCAACCTGCGGCGACGCTATCTTGCCAATCTCGAGGACCAGCGCAGGGCAACCAATGCGCGGATTCGCGCTGGCGAGTTGACCCGCACCGACCTGTCGAAGGTCGAGGCTCTGGTCTATCGTGCCCGCGCCTCTCTGGAAGGAGCATCTGCTGATCTCGGTGCAGCAGTGGCCCGATATGAAGCGCTCGTTGGTTATAAGCCCGCGGAGCTGGTTTTCCCGCAAATGCCGGTCAGCTATGTTCCGCAATCCGTCGAAGAGGCCGAGCAAAAGGCCGTGCGGATGCATCCCGACCTGCGGGCATCCCGCGCCAATGTCAAGGCGTCCGAATATGCAGTCAAGGCTGCTCAGGGGGCGTTCCTGCCGACCCTCGACGTCAACGGCGAAGTCAACAAGAACTTTGCTTCGAGTCAGGCCGAAACAAACAAGGCAGAAGGGTCTTTTTCCCTGCGCCTCAGCCTGCCGATCTTTGATGGCGGGGCGCGGATGGCGGACGTTCAAAAAGCCCGCGCCGAACGCAATCAGCAGCAATATGCCTCCAACTCCATGACGGCCCGAATCAGGGCTGACGCCAAGGAGCAATATCTGAGAAACCGCGCCGCGCAGGTCGCCATGAAACAGGCCGCCGCCGAAGTGAAGGCGGCCCGTGCCCTGCTTCATGGCATCAAGATTGAGGAAAAGGCCGGCCAGAGATCCTTCCTGGACATTCTCGATGCGGAAGTCTCGCTCCTCGATGCCGAAGAGCTTGAGATCTACTCCAAGGCAGACTCGATCATTGCGATCTATTCATTTCTGGCGGCCACCGGTCAGTTGACGGTCTCTGGTGCTCGCAAGGCCCAGTTGCAATATGCACCCGAGGCGGTTGCGGCGATGGCCCATGCAGAACAGGTAAACAGGCCTGACCCGCACCCTGTCAAAAAAGCGGGCCCCCGCACGGCAGATGATCCCTGGAACGGGCTTCGTTAA
- a CDS encoding EAL domain-containing protein, with protein sequence MALILIVDDQNTNRQIYAQIARRIEDGTDVVTCSGPYDALKWLDKNDPDLILTDFNMPGMHGDDFIGQIRSNARFADVPIIVVTVFEDRNLRLRALDAGATDLLISPVDHREFVARARNLLKMHRQSQVLSNRASSLLESLKKSESILAWTQRENESRLVNVINTLPVMVSATDVDGCFLFMNSNKANYLGLKAEEVVGRSCTEVLGKQVGERSITIDQLVIASGSGLRSFEEEIVSADGVRKIFLTTKCPLIEGERVIGVVTSSQDITDRKAAETHLHHMAHHDALTGLANRSLLRDRVDREIGRCRRGDGRFAVHLIDLDGFKQVNDVHGHATGDELLARVGEQLRNVANPNDLVARLGGDEFAILQTNVKSDEHVEQMGRAITNAMPDAIGAVDLSTSVTASIGIAVHPEDGNTFEKLLRNADQAMYRTKAANGNGFCLYAANLDARAAEERLVDEALRSALEERRFELLYQPQMDLKTGEICGCEALLRMRAEDGRLVPPSEFLARAERNGMIMPINEWVIYEACRQGAEWHAMGLDDFTIGVNLSPVQFQRQSVPLLVARILAETGMPAHCLDLELTESIVLHDREQVAIQLRQLRDLGVKISIDDYGTGCSSLSYVKHFPVDRLKIDQSFVRDMIKNPSDTAIVRATINLGHSLGLEVIAEGVEDKDVAKALLLEHCDRAQGYYFSRPAPAYEFEKAMRLQSNRGNQMFGRLQEPA encoded by the coding sequence ATGGCACTTATTCTGATCGTTGACGATCAAAATACCAATAGACAAATTTATGCTCAGATAGCGCGACGGATTGAGGACGGAACAGATGTTGTCACCTGCTCCGGCCCCTATGATGCGCTCAAATGGCTGGACAAAAATGATCCGGACCTGATTCTGACCGACTTCAACATGCCCGGAATGCACGGGGATGATTTCATCGGCCAGATCAGATCCAATGCGAGATTCGCCGATGTACCCATCATTGTGGTCACGGTGTTCGAGGATCGCAATCTGCGCCTCAGAGCATTGGATGCCGGGGCGACCGACCTGCTCATCAGTCCGGTTGACCATCGCGAGTTCGTGGCGCGGGCGAGAAACCTTCTCAAGATGCACCGCCAGAGTCAGGTGCTCTCGAACAGGGCCAGCTCGCTGTTGGAGTCCCTCAAGAAGAGCGAGAGCATTCTTGCCTGGACCCAGCGCGAAAACGAAAGCCGTCTGGTCAACGTGATCAACACCCTGCCGGTGATGGTCAGTGCAACCGATGTCGACGGCTGCTTTTTGTTCATGAACTCCAACAAGGCCAACTATCTGGGTCTGAAGGCCGAGGAAGTCGTCGGTCGAAGCTGCACCGAGGTTCTTGGCAAGCAGGTTGGAGAGCGCAGCATCACCATTGATCAGCTGGTGATCGCGTCGGGCAGTGGCCTCAGATCCTTCGAAGAAGAGATCGTCAGTGCCGACGGCGTTCGCAAGATTTTTCTGACGACCAAATGCCCGCTCATCGAAGGCGAGCGCGTTATTGGCGTTGTCACCTCATCTCAGGATATCACGGATCGCAAGGCCGCCGAGACGCACCTGCACCACATGGCCCATCACGACGCCCTGACCGGGCTTGCAAACCGCTCTCTGCTCAGGGATCGGGTGGACCGTGAGATCGGCCGCTGTCGCCGTGGCGATGGACGTTTTGCCGTGCATCTGATCGATCTGGATGGCTTCAAACAGGTCAATGACGTCCATGGTCACGCGACCGGTGACGAGCTTCTGGCACGGGTCGGCGAGCAATTGCGCAATGTGGCCAACCCGAACGATCTGGTCGCCCGTCTTGGCGGTGACGAATTTGCCATCCTGCAGACCAACGTCAAGAGCGACGAGCATGTCGAGCAGATGGGCCGGGCCATCACCAACGCGATGCCGGACGCCATCGGTGCCGTGGATCTCTCCACCAGCGTGACCGCCTCGATCGGGATCGCCGTGCATCCCGAAGACGGCAACACCTTTGAAAAGCTGCTGCGCAACGCGGATCAGGCGATGTATCGCACCAAGGCCGCGAATGGCAACGGGTTCTGTCTCTACGCCGCTAACCTTGATGCACGCGCGGCAGAAGAACGTCTTGTTGATGAAGCCCTCCGCTCGGCTCTCGAAGAACGCCGGTTCGAGCTGCTCTACCAGCCTCAGATGGATCTCAAGACCGGAGAAATATGCGGCTGCGAAGCCCTATTGCGGATGCGGGCCGAAGATGGCCGACTGGTGCCACCATCAGAATTTCTGGCCCGGGCCGAACGCAACGGCATGATCATGCCGATCAATGAATGGGTGATCTATGAGGCCTGTCGTCAGGGTGCCGAGTGGCACGCCATGGGCCTTGATGACTTCACCATCGGCGTCAACCTCTCTCCGGTTCAGTTCCAGCGCCAGTCCGTGCCGCTGCTCGTCGCCCGAATCCTCGCGGAAACCGGCATGCCCGCCCATTGCCTTGATCTCGAGCTCACCGAAAGCATCGTCTTGCATGATCGCGAGCAGGTGGCGATCCAGCTGAGACAACTGCGAGATCTCGGTGTCAAGATCTCGATTGATGACTATGGAACCGGCTGTTCCTCGCTTTCCTACGTCAAGCATTTCCCGGTCGACCGTCTCAAGATCGACCAGTCTTTCGTGCGCGACATGATCAAGAATCCCTCCGATACAGCCATCGTCAGGGCAACGATCAACCTTGGCCATTCTCTCGGCCTTGAGGTCATTGCCGAAGGGGTCGAGGACAAGGATGTCGCCAAGGCGCTTCTGCTCGAGCATTGCGACCGGGCACAGGGCTACTATTTCTCTCGTCCGGCACCTGCGTACGAGTTTGAAAAAGCCATGAGATTGCAGTCAAACCGGGGCAACCAGATGTTCGGTCGCCTGCAGGAGCCTGCCTGA